The genomic stretch tattaaaaatgcataaaacatgcGCTTAAATCAAAAAATAGGATGTCATTCCCAGCATATTGGCTTcaatgttttcattaagaaaaagtCATGTATAGATAAATAATGTAAAGAATGTAGACTTTCTTCTATACTAAATAAAGAAGAACATGATGACTTAATCAAATAAAGGTATAATGAAAGTCCGGTGAAGTAAAATGATGCTCTGGTCAAGAATACAGTCCTGATAACTTTTAGTTATTTGGTCattaccattttataaatgattcaAATTGTGCatgggttttaaaaatattctaagtaGAAATGTTACTGAATTTCAGGGGTAGAAAGGTCAGATTATCTAGCCCCGAAATTGGAAATAGATGCCAACTCTGATTGTTTTGTAGTAGTTGCCTTGAGTACTGAGTTGAGAGAGAGCCTGAGGTTGAATCTGGGTCCAGTAATAAGGAGCACCATGATTGAGTCACCATGTCATTGGTGGGGAAGAGTAAGTGGTAGCACAAGGGCCTTGTGGTTTggggctgtatgtaccccagaaaaacatgttcgtaaatataatgcattcctgtgggtgtaaacccatcataattaggaccttttgatgaggttacttcagttcaggtgtgacccacctcattcaggatgggggACTTGatcctactggagtcctttataaatggaatgaatacagaaagaaagaGCGAGCCAcgaagcaaggagctgaaatcaACGCAACTCAGAatagaaaggagagaccagcagatggtgccatGTGCCGTagtgtgtgacagaggagccaaggattgccagcagccagccccagaatgctccATCGATGTGTTATGTTTTCTCTCCAGTATTGCAAAGCAAAATTTGAAGAGCCGTAACTTGGCATCATCAGACCATTACTAATGTATTGTGGCCAATTAGAAATTGACAGGGTTCTGCACCCTAGGTCAATGAGATACAATAGATTGGAAAGGGCTCTGGGATAGCTAGAAAGCAGATGCCATGTTGTGGGTATACCAGTGAGTCATATTTAACCTTGACATAGTTAAAGGGTAAATGTATCTATAGcttttaaataattatcttttGTGATACCTACTTTTGGCTTATTTTTGCTGCTAAAATAACAATCAAATTGAATTACTGTATTTACAAGAGAGAAATCCATGAGATAAACAAAGGCACTTAATACAGTCCAATAATTTAGATTCTGTATCAAGCATTATTTACAAGTCAGCAGACAAGTAGCAAAACGAGACAATTTGAATTTCATCTCTGTTATCTCTCGGTAGTATTTAGAGGATATTAAGGAATGGGGAATGGCCAAAATATGGATATTAcgaaaaaaggagagaataagTATGCCTATTAcactaaatatatttatttaatttagaaaGGCTCATGTCCTTGATCAGGAAATAATGTTTAATGACTTTCTGGTGAAACTCATGTTCAAAGAAAAGGAATTATGCTATAAAAACTACAACTCCTTAACTTTAGCATAAAGAATGATAACCcaatagtttatattttattagtCAATGACTATGATAGTTTAAATGATGGCCAAGAGATGAagtaactttttgaaaattaagtaTTTTACAAAACTCTCATCAGTTAGTGAAAGGCAGATTGTGAGAACAATGGGAAAATGTTTTCCATAAAAGCTAAAAATGGAAACAGTTAAAATAAAGGGACCATATGTATGGAGAATACCTTTTCCCCAACACTACTTTTAAATGGaagtcattatttaaaaattctaatacaAAGAAATGGGTTTGATAATCTAGACAGCTGTCATTTTAAGATGATGCATCTGGCATATTTTGGGGAGAGAAATGGactattttcttcccaaagactccATAACCATGTGTACTTATGGGCAAGACAAACACGTCTTTGGGCGCCTTCACATTTTCTGTAATAATTGCTGTGTAAtgcaacattaaaataaaaatgaaaacacaatatttaGACTAATCAAATCCAAGTCGATTGGTTAGTTGGGTGCTGAGGTTTTAGGTAGATCAGAAACCTGAAGAATGTATTTTTAGAATGGAGAATTATGATGGCATCAAAAATACAAGGTGATGTATCAAGCTCAGGGAAAAAATTCTCACCACCTTTTTCTATGAAGAATTTTTCTATGTTATTTtaggatataaaaaataaatcttttgtgCATCCAACCCAAGGAGGTTTCTCATTTGGTAGAAAATGCTACTGCAGTACCAAGGCATAGGAATGCCACATTTACCcatctaatcaaaattataaaaaattataaaattaaaaaaaaaaattatttagctATTTCTCATTAGAAGTAAAATAGTTTTATAGAGCATTCCAAACTTTGGGATGATAGTGACTGATAAAGTGGACACTAATTCCTTTTGTGGATTTCAAGATAAAGAGTGTTAATTTGGGACTACATCACGTGTTGGATTAGGCTTTGATCGCCACAGCCTGGTTCTAAGGTACTTTATTGATCCAGGGCAGAGGGGTGTGGAGGCTGAAATCTGGGAGCAGTAAGTACCTGGTGAGGACATTAAAATGCCAAAGTAAAACTCCCAGTGGTTtaggggaggaaagaaaaggagggcagggaggtggaAAAGCAAAGGCTTTCTAGAAACCCCGAAGTTCTCCAGGAGCTTTAAAGCACCTCTGGAGTCCCGTCACCTAGCATTCCAGGGGCCTGGTGGACTGTTCACCCTTCTCTCGCCCAAAGATTTTAACTCCCATATCTTGGAACATTTCTTAGGagcaaattactttttaaaaagtgaatggaAAAGTGCTATTTGATTGCTCGATAAGTTCATTACTGATTTGGTTTTCATTCCAGCAAAGGGAAAAAAGGTCTTGCATTTTCAATAACAGGAACATTAGAATAAGTAAAGTAATTGCCATTCTCCAACCTCCCCCAAAAATATTACTGGGTCACAAAGGCCGTTCTTTAGTTCTATAGAAATTCAGTCATAAGCACCAACAAACCTGATAGTATTCTGTttgttggagttttttttttttttttttttttttttttttttttttgggagcCTCTATACCAGAGGTTTTCAAACTAATATACATGTGGAAAGCTTGTTAaagatgcagattcctgggctctaGTTCCAAAAATTCAGACTCAGAGGTCCTAGATAGGTCCCAAGAAGTtgctttttaaagaagttttccAGGTGACTCTGGATTTAGGGATCATACTTTGGAAAACACTGCCCTGAAGTCAATTCTTCTTTTCCACTTTCTTTGTCATAGCAAATTGTATTTAAATAGGCTTCTTAGTGTTAGTTCTGAAAAACAAGTGGACTACCACACGAGTCAGCCAGAGATAAATGATCAAAGCAGAATGTGGAAACCCAGCCTGCAAACATCTGCTGCCCCCGTGCTCAGGGACAGTCTCAGGAAGCTAAATCAACTGCCCTGTGAAGCCCTCTAACCTGTCCATGCCCCATGCACTACCCAATTTGGACATCGGTCCCTTTAGGACCATCCTAGGGCTTAGGAAGCCCACCTCAGTGTTTGTCGGATTTTTACCTCTTTTGGAGATAGTATAGAAATGTAATCTTCATATATCATTCTGGCCTTCTCTTCAATTACTTTTTTATTCTGCTCTTTCTTTAAATCTTCACAGGCAAGCCAGAAAAGTAGGTTCTCTTCACTGTATTCTGTTCGAAGGAACTCTCTGAAAAGGTTTCTTCCTGCTGGGGCCTTCATCATCTTGTCGAAATTTTGAGACCAGGACAAGACTTCTTCTGCAGTGGGGTTTTGGCTGCAGAGACAGAATGAGGCCATTATCAAAGGCAGTTTTGACCTAGGAATGCAAGACAATGTAATGACAAGAGCAGATAGAAATTCTATTTGACTGCTCCCATCTAGTGGTCAGTAGGTGGAATTTCTAAGCAGGGCAGGGACCCCTCTATCAATCTCACTTGTAAGTGGGAGAGTTTCTATCTGGAATGAAGTAAGTGGTTTCAAAACAGGAAGTTCACCTGTAAGGTGGTGTTTGAGGTGCTTGCTTAGCATAGCAAATAATCAGAAAAACTGCCGAAAAGCCATTGCAATCACAACGTAAGAGATCCCAGATTGCATATGCATTCATTTCACAGAACCATTTTAAGGAGAAGCAGGAGGCAATACATAACACTTAAGCATGTGTTGGATGTAAATagcatataaacaaaaaaaataattatagggTGGCTTTCACCTTACCATTCCTCTATGACCTGGATACTCTCCATTTTTGGGGTATGTGTAGGTCTTCCTGCAGTGTCCCCTCTTTCTTCATTCCTAACAGTGAGGCTGCAATGTAGCAAAACACTTTATTTTGTCTAGAGAAATCCAATTattcaaagaaaagaataaattttgcAAGAGAAATATTTCACagaagaattttattttcaaatatgtgaaatacttaaagtacaAAAAGTggtataacatttttaaatgatgggTAAGCTcaagagaactaaaggaaagagaataattatttaataaagtaataaaacaaTTCAGTCTCAGAAATGGGTATCACCATGCATTCTGATTTCCTTACCCAATTTGAATTACCTTAAACTTCCTGAGATACTTAAACAATTATGAATTTTAATATTGATATTTAATATTGCTATGTCATTATGCTACTCTTTAAATGGAAAGTCATCTTGACTTTTGAGTGGTTCTATTTAGAATTTATGTGCCATTTATTTCTCCCCATTGATAGCTAAGAAGGTAAAAAATATCAGGATCTAACACAGAATGCACTAAATTCGTATCATTCTTCTCTGCAAACCAGGTTTTATGTGACTCCTCCATCCACTCACGTTCAAAGTCCTGGATTTATATTTGACTTCATGGTTGACCTCTCACCCCATTTCATCAGTCTCCAAATTATCTGTATTCCTATTTGACAGTGTATTGACAGGAACAGAGCAGAAACTAAGGACTCGGTTATAAGATCCTGGGGGAACTCTCTGGAACACAGGTTTGGGAATTCTACAAGAGCCAGGGAGCTAGGATAACCCCATGGGATTTGGTCATccagaacaagaataagaatTGCCTGATTCAGGTAAACTGTAGCTGACCAGCGTCTTGGGCTGGAAAACCTGAAGTTCTAGGAATAGGCTGGAAATAATGGGAGAGATTTCAGAGAGACCCTTAGAAGAAGGATGGGGAAGATGACCCGATGGCCTTGGAAGACTTGAGTTACTGAATGAGCAAACTGAAGCCCAGGAGACTCAGGAGAGCCTATTATTGAAGAGAAACTCAGATAACATATCTTTCATTTGTTcttgttattcattcattttactcaTTCCAAAAGAGGCAATGGAAGCTCTTATTTTTCAGTGcctactatgtatcaggcactggTCTTTTATCTTgacttttattatccccattttatagatgagcaaagCAAGGCACAGAGCTTTCTGGTATGTTGACCCAAAGCCTGACACCTAATATGTGATATCATTGGAGTTTGAACCTAATTCTGTTGGATGACCCTATAGATTTGAGTGCGTACTATGAGCCAGGCCCTCTGGTAGGCACCAAGGCAATATACTTGTGTGAATGCACAAAAGGGTCAGTAACCATGGTTGTAGTAGAGAGAAGAAGTTTCGGGGTAGGTGGCTTCTAATAAGTAATTATTCTTAATCTGGAAAGTCTGATCAGAGAAGCCTAGGTGACATCTCATTAATTCAGTGTTTCATTCTCAGGTGCAAGGGTGGGGAGGTAGAGAATGTAGCAGAGGGGAGAGTTTAAGGAAGAGGGCCTGATGAAACTGGAAAGGAAACTCAGTGAGACTTGAAAGGAAGATTAAGAAGTGGACTAACTTGAGAAAAGAGTGATTAATAGGAATTGGAAAGGATTCTCTACTCAGAAAAACGaaacttcaaagaaaaattataatttaacagtGACATAAATTGAATTCTCCCTATACCCATTTTAGGAGCGAGTGACAGGTGTCTTGGTGTAGAACCatggagagaaaggggaaaactgCCCACAAACATGGTGTCACCCAAAAGGATTGTGGGAAGCAGAAGCTGTAGCTGATTGTTACTCAAACACCGAACCCTGCCCTGCAGGGAACAGCATCTCCATGGTTGGAGCAGGCTTTGCCTCCTAGAGAGTGAAGCAGAGGGGAGAACAGTGAGTAAAGATTCCTAGAGAGCAGCCCAAGGTTTTAGGTTTTGCAGGGGGCTGCTGTGAACCTTGAGGTAGTCTAGGAAACCTCAGTCCTGTATCTTGGTATCCCCTTATATCCATTTATGTGTTTTAGAAGAGATGCATtgatttttcaaagtatttttcaaaGAAGAGTGCTTCTCTGGAATCTGATATATTTCCTATAATTATGGGAAAGTGGGGGAATACACCATTGGCAATATTCTGTGAAATTTCCTGGGAGAAGTTAATAATgccaaatgtataaaatatgcaATTATTTGTAAACCCtaaaaagatcttatttacagagGAAGTTAATGCTCATTCTGTCAAACTCTAccaagtgtgtttgtgtgtgtgtgcactcatatataaagtacaataaagagaGTAGAGTTTTCCTCTCTGTCTCGCTGATTAGATAATAAACTCCTTGAGTCTTCTTGTTTTCCATACTGTTCCACAAAGTGCACCATACAGAATACTGGTATGCCTCATTTGTGCAATAGCTTTGAAAAATTTGTTCTCCACTATGCCTTTGCTGTAGAAGCAACGAATCAATTCACATGCATGAGTCACATTTTCTGAACATGAATCCTGGCTCTTGTATCTGTTTCCATAATATTTACAAACATCCCAAATGCCACCATATTAGAATGATCATTatgaaatgttagattgtatttaCATCATTCATTTCTACAGATGGTAAAAAAGGGACACACATTTGTACTAAAACCACTTAGACGAGTCAATAAACATTTAACTGTTCACTGTTTGTTCCATTTCTTGATCTAATCCTTGGTCTAATATTGGACATAATCTTGTCCTGTAGAAAGAAACTGAACTTTAGCAATTGCCAAGTGTCCTTTTAATCAACCGTCCTTTAGTACACTTCTTAAAAGATGGTTTTGGGGTTTCAATTGTGGTTTCAGTTATCAAGAACCATTGATAATGAATTCCATTTTATGATGAGAAATGAAGGAGAGCTGACACTAGACTGTTTGACATCTGTGTCTTAGGAATGACTATGTCTGTCTGTCCCCAATTTCCCTTGGTTCTGCTCTAAGGAggataggtttttgttttttttattgtaataaattACTGAAAGTATTTGTTCTAGCTCAATATATTATATGTGCTTGAGGAAAGCACCAACAGGAAAAACACCAAATCTAACAGCAGTGTGGGGTGGTGTGGAGACATAGAACTTtcacttttcttctgtttgtaacATTTTAAACTAATATTTCCACCTTTTAAACAACCAAAGCCTTGAAGACAACAGAATGCATGTGAAATGCTTACTGTGGCAGTCTTGAACAAAGCTTAAATATTTTGTGGAGAAAATGTTGATAATCTGTGCTAAGTGTCATaatctaaattttttaaatcttgtgAGAGATCTAGAATGATGACTTTGAAAAGAGTAACATATTTAATACATTTCAGAGAATAAGAAGTGTGTACTCTATGGGTGTAGGCAtggatgtttttgtttgtttacagaGAGTGGATGGAGAAAACATCACTTGCTGCCAGTTATAGAGTTTACCTAATGATTTGTTATCATGgatttgtgtgtggcttattttgGAAGAGAGTCtacttttgaaagaaaaacaattggtTCTTAGAAAGAACCCTTGAAACCGTTGTAAATTACATGAAAACTTTGAAGTAGCCATGGCAACTCTGCAATAGAGGCAGATCAGAAAACCACATATATTTACACAAAAGTCAACTGAAGACCCAAAAAGATGCTTAAATTTAATACAGCATGACATCAACACTCCAAGAAAGAATCACTACATTGGTAAAGGCTGATAACATTCAATATGTTAATATTCTCAAATTGTGATATCAATCTTCCCTTTTTAATTAACAGCCTCAAATTTTCCCATGCAAAAATGAAATCAACCTCCTTCAGGTTCTGAAAAAGAGTTGGCAGGTTATTCAGTGTTTCATAATCGTCATCCAAAAGTTCATAGTAAAACACTCCAGCTTTGTTCAGAAGTCAGTGgcaatttataaatatgtattgaacatCTGGTTTATGCAGTGTCACCTGGGTTGGAAATACAAGATCAATAAGACAAAGGCTCTGCTTCTGAGGAACCCAGGTAAATAAACATGACATGGCATTGTGAGAACTAAAATAGAGGCATGCACCTGCTGTTTCTTGAACACAGCTTCTGTACTTCTGCATGAGAGAACTGAGAAAGGCTTCACAGAGAAGATAATGATTAACTGGGTTGAAAAATGAGCAGGTGTTTGCCAGATGGAGACCTGGACAAAGGGAATTCCAAACAGAGGGGGGAAAATGTGTAGAGGCTGGGATTTCTAAAAAGGCATGATATCACTGTAGGACAGAATGGACAGATCAGATGTTTTAGGCTGGGTGCAGGAAATTAGAATAAGGCGTGAGATGTGTATTATGGAATGGGCCAAGATATTTTCAGAGGAACTCCAAATGCAGAATATCCCTCCTTTAGGATGACTTGgcaatttatttgttctttccacgctttattttcctcattcaGAATGGGGATGATGGGAGTGACTTATCTAGCAAGAATGCAAAGCCAGAATAAAAACGTGAGGCAAAAAGGCTAATGATTACAAACGCTTAATTTGATGTAGGGCAAATGGGTGGCATATTAAAAACGACAATTCCAAGTCTACCAAAGAGCTTTTCTTTTCAAActgaggaaataaaggaaacagtGTATTTTGCCACTATTATAAAATGCTTGCTCATATGTTACCTTACTACTTTcttcctcacaacagccctgtaaGGTAAGCAGGGGATTTGTTAttaatcattcccattttatttatGAGGAAACAAACGCCAAGGCTCACTCACACAATACCTATGACTAAAAACGTAATCAGGGTGTgtagtgtccatgattaactatacacatattagaaatctctttcatgaactagaacaaatgtatgacactataactagacattattaatagaggggcatatagggagaatagtatacgtattgcaaactatatactacagctggtagtattttaacattctttcatcaacagtaacaaatgtactgtaccaatactatgagtcagtaatggtggggggtggttagggggatgggaggatttgagtttccttttttttttgtctttatttcttttctggagtaatgaaaatgttctaaaaataaaaaaaattaattgtgatggatgtacagctgtatgatggtaccatgggcaactgattgtacactttggatttctGGATAATTGTGTGgaatgtaaaca from Choloepus didactylus isolate mChoDid1 chromosome 2, mChoDid1.pri, whole genome shotgun sequence encodes the following:
- the RGS17 gene encoding regulator of G-protein signaling 17 isoform X1, which translates into the protein MRKRQQTQNEETPAVSQAPGNQRPNNTCCFCWCCCCSCSCLTVRNEERGDTAGRPTHTPKMESIQVIEECQNPTAEEVLSWSQNFDKMMKAPAGRNLFREFLRTEYSEENLLFWLACEDLKKEQNKKVIEEKARMIYEDYISILSPKEVSLDSRVREGINRNLLDPNPHMYEDAQLQIYTLMHRDSFPRFLNSQIYKSLVESTAGSTSES
- the RGS17 gene encoding regulator of G-protein signaling 17 isoform X2, encoding MPPLNQELLKTMTGLMQRFPQAKYISSESTFKLIVSLTVRNEERGDTAGRPTHTPKMESIQVIEECQNPTAEEVLSWSQNFDKMMKAPAGRNLFREFLRTEYSEENLLFWLACEDLKKEQNKKVIEEKARMIYEDYISILSPKEVSLDSRVREGINRNLLDPNPHMYEDAQLQIYTLMHRDSFPRFLNSQIYKSLVESTAGSTSES